Proteins encoded in a region of the Drosophila busckii strain San Diego stock center, stock number 13000-0081.31 chromosome 2L, ASM1175060v1, whole genome shotgun sequence genome:
- the LOC108607982 gene encoding DNA topoisomerase 3-alpha: MQRFLKCLRLANNVRYAHSSKQIHDMKFLNVAEKNDAAKTIAGLLSNGTAHRREGLSVYNKIFEFEAQVRGRNSKMVMTSVSGHLMQLEFLHSYRNWRNVDPRSLFDAPIRKTVGENYQPIKRTLEREIRGCQGLIIWTDCDREGENIGYEIIDVCRAIKPNLTVYRATFSEITTAAVRRALQQLGEPDKRQSDAVDVRSELDLRTGASITRFQTMRLQRLFPEKIADKLISYGSCQIPTLGFVAERYKEIEAFVSEPFWKIRVMHTIDELTVEFNWARNRLFDKEACENYLLVCLAEPEPRATVESVTVKPKHKWRPTPLDTVEMEKLGSRKLKLSAKETMTIAEKLYSKGIISYPRTETNQFSKEFELAPLVQQQTGHSDWGAFAQRVIEWGPNPRNGNKSDQAHPPIHPIKMVDNLQGNEARVYELVVRHFLACVSKDAVGSETIVNIDIAGEKFSANGLVIHERNYLDVYVYDKWSAKQIHAYERDQRFEPTEILLHEGATTAPPLLTEADLIALMEKHGIGTDATHAEHINTIKERGYIGVVDKGALVPGVIGMGLYEGYDAMELALAKPLLRAEFEADLKRICLGEKDPALVLREQVEKYKQAYQQIMEKITAMDDKIAQRLQETPTAANAAANDADSTNQQARELFQCPKCLQAPLALKPKKQAGSFFIGCLNFPDCKNVVWLSEELKDISVLDECCASCGAGYHMLKFRFNSAYYRGLFNAPHGWYKNCLRCDEFFRSTFNINMDQVKRVGGIVAQSTGSGGGPPPGPGGGAAGGGRPGGGGPASGGGRPAGPTKTATTDNTWGTGAKATKTKPKPQPKPKATAKPKKQTQAGGAGNAGSIRSYLTSSTATDTQEANSLDGFFDSNDGFEQQLLAAATQAETAQAPAAELDDDIAAAFAADDDADFEALVNAPGRPADNLDSSITQIVRAVYEADEAPMVWGRQGRNAAEAQPAAKRARLSEEAAAEVRCTGCHQLARQQTVRRDGPNQGRLFYKCPKPNECKFFQWADEQPPTTTGAAAATSNSQGSSAWGSQSSAKSASNAQQNSNWGSNSSNSSAAWSSNSNNAAKDTWGSSSGNAAAARPSNNTNNCSSSNNNASSSNWGRSNSSSGNAGTLMRSNSSSTVTMTQKPSGNVQCNCGKPASSLTVRKDGPNQGRPFYACPTREKSCGFFQWADTDEQPGSSWGSGGAGGNSRSTAASTSAAGSRTRKCGLCRQEGHTRNKCPRKAEMDL; this comes from the exons atgcagcGCTTTTTAAAATGCTTACGCTTGGCAAATAATGTGCGTTACGCTCACAGCTCAAAGCAAATACATGACATGAAGTTTTTAAATGTAGCTGAGAAGAATGATGCAGCCAAGACCATCGCCGGGCTTTTGTCCAATGGCACAGCGCATCGG cGCGAGGGCTTGTCGGTGTACAATAAGATTTTTGAATTTGAGGCCCAAGTGCGTGGACGCAATAGCAAAATGGTAATGACCTCCGTTTCGGGACACTTGATGCAGCTTGAGTTTCTCCACTCTTATCGCAATTGGCGCAATGTTGATCCGCGTTCACTTTTTGATGCACCAATACGCAAAACCGTTGGCGAGAACTATCAGCCCATTAAGCGCACGCTGGAGCGTGAAATACGCGGCTGCCAGGGTCTGATCATATGGACAGATTGTGATCGTGAGGGCGAGAACATTGGCTACGAGATAATAGACGTCTGTCGCGCCATCAAGCCCAATTTGACTGTATATCGTGCTACCTTCTCCGAGATTACAACAGCAGCCGTACGTCGCGCTTTGCAGCAGCTGGGAGAGCCGGACAAACGTCAAAGCGATGCGGTAGATGTACGCTCCGAGCTGGATCTGCGCACGGGCGCGTCTATAACGCGCTTTCAGACCATGCGACTGCAGCGTCTGTTTCCGGAGAAGATTGCGGATAAGCTTATATCCTACGGCAGTTGTCAAATACCAACGCTGGGCTTTGTTGCTGAGCGTTATAAAGAGATTGAAGCGTTTGTCTCCGAGCCTTTCTGGAAAATCAGAG TAATGCACACAATTGATGAATTGACTGTGGAGTTTAACTGGGCGCGCAATCGTTTGTTTGACAAAGAGGCGTGTGAGAATTATTTGCTAGTTTGTCTGGCTGAGCCAGAGCCGCGTGCCACTGTTGAGAGCGTTACCGTCAAGCCCAAGCACAAGTGGCGACCTACGCCTTTGGATACGGTGGAAATGGAAAAGCTAGGCTCGCGCAAACTAAAGCTGTCAGCCAAGGAGACCATGACAATTGCAGAGAAGCTATATAGCAAGGGTATCATTAGCTATCCGCGCACTGAAACCAATCAGTTCTCCAAGGAGTTTGAACTAGCACCGCTTGTGCAACAGCAGACGGGCCATTCAGATTGGGGCGCCTTTGCACAGCGCGTGATTGAATGGGGTCCTAATCCACGCAATGGCAACAAGTCTGATCAGGCGCATCCTCCCATACATCCCATTAAGATGGTAGACA ATCTACAGGGCAACGAGGCACGCGTCTATGAGCTGGTTGTGCGTCACTTTCTGGCCTGCGTCAGCAAGGATGCTGTTGGCTCTGAGACAATTGTGAACATAGATATTGCTGGCGAGAAGTTTAGCGCCAATGGCTTGGTCATACACGAGCGCAACTATTTGGATGTTTATGTATACGACAAGTGGAGCGCCAAGCAGATACATGCCTATGAGCGTGACCAGCGCTTTGAGCCAACAGAGATCTTACTGCATGAGGGCGCAACGACGGCGCCGCCGCTGCTAACCGAAGCGGATTTGATAGCGCTAATGGAGAAGCACGGCATTGGAACGGATGCAACGCATGCGGAACATATAAATACCATAAAGGAGCGTGGCTACATAGGCGTGGTGGATAAGGGCGCACTGGTGCCAGGTGTCATAGGCATGGGACTGTATGAGGGCTACGATGCGATGGAATTGGCATTGGCAAAGCCGCTGCTGCGCGCAGAGTTTGAAGCGGATCTGAAACGCATTTGTCTTGGCGAAAAGGATCCTGCACTGGTGCTGCGCGAGCAAGTTGAAAAATACAAGCAAGCGTATCAGCAGATTATGGAGAAAATAACAGCCATGGATGATAAGATTGCGCAGCGGCTACAGGAAACACCCACAGCTGCGAATGCTGCAGCTAATGATGCCGATTCAACTAATCAGCAAGCACGTGAGCTGTTCCAGTGTCCCAAGTGCTTGCAAGCGCCGCTGGCATTGAAGCCGAAGAAACAAGCAGGCAGCTTCTTTATAGGCTGCTTGAACTTTCCAGATTGCAAGAATGTTGTCTGGCTGTCCGAGGAGCTCAAGGATATAAGCGTGCTGGATGAATGCTGCGCCAGCTGTGGTGCTGGCTATCATATGCTCAAGTTTCGTTTCAACAGCGCCTACTATCGTGGCTTGTTTAATGCACCACATGGCTGGTATAAGAACTGTTTGCGCTGCGATGAATTCTTTCGCAGCACATTCAACATAAATATGGATCAGGTGAAGCGTGTGGGCGGCATTGTGGCACAGTCAACGGGCTCAGGTGGCGGACCACCTCCTGGACCTGGAGGTGGTGCAGCAGGTGGAGGTAGACCTGGTGGCGGAGGACCTGCCTCAGGCGGTGGTAGACCTGCTGgaccaacaaaaacagcaactacTGACAACACTTGGGGCACTGGTGCCAAGGCAACTAAAACCAAACCCAAGCCACAACCCAAGCCCAAAGCAACTGCTAAGCCCAAGAAGCAAACTCAAGCCGGCGGCGCAGGGAACGCAGGCAGCATACGAAGCTACCTTACCAGCAGCACAGCAACTGACACTCAAGAGGCGAACTCACTCGATGGTTTCTTTGACAGCAACGATGGCTTCGAGCAGCAATTACTTGCAGCAGCGACACAGGCAGAGACGGCGCAAGCGCCTGCAGCTGAGCTTGACGACGACATTGCCGCCGCCTTTGCTGCCGACGATGATGCAGATTTTGAGGCTTTAGTAAATGCGCCAGGCAGACCAGCTGATAATCTAGACAGCAGCATTACGCAAATTGTGCGCGCTGTCTACGAAGCCGATGAGGCGCCCATGGTTTGGGGACGTCAGGGACGCAATGCTGCGGAAGCACAGCCTGCGGCAAAGCGCGCGCGTCTAAGtgaagaagctgctgctgaagtgCGCTGCACTGGCTGCCATCAACTGGCGCGACAACAAACTGTGCGACGTGATGGACCCAATCAGGGTAGACTGTTCTACAAGTGTCCCAAGCCCAATGAGTGCAAGTTCTTTCAATGGGCAGACGAGCAGCCACCAACgacaacaggagcagcagcagcaactagcaacAGTCAAGGAAGCAGCGCGTGGGGCAGTCAGAGCAGCGCTAAAAGCGCCAGCAACGCGCAACAAAATAGTAACTGGGGCAGTAACAGTTCCAACTCATCCGCCGCCTGGtccagcaatagcaataatgCTGCAAAGGATACTTGGGGCAGCAGTAGTGGTaatgctgccgccgccaggCCCAGCAATAACACtaataattgcagcagcagcaataacaatgccagcagcagcaattggggACGCAGCAATTCCTCCAGCGGCAATGCAGGCACGCTTATGCGCTCCAATTCCAGCAGCACAGTGACCATGACCCAAAAGCCCAGCGGCAATGTTCAATGCAATTGTGGCAAACCCGCCAGCAGTTTAACTGTGCGCAAGGATGGACCCAATCAGGGACGTCCCTTTTATGCTTGTCCCACGCGCGAAAAGTCATGCGGCTTCTTTCAATGGGCAGACACCGATGAGCAGCCAG gcagcagctgggGCAGCGGTGGAGCCGGTGGCAACTCACGATCAACTGCAGCTTCCACTTCTGCTGCTGGGAGTCGCACACGCAAGTGCGGACTTTGTCGCCAGGAAGGACACACACGAAATAAATGTCCACGCAAGGCAGAGATggatttgtaa
- the LOC108594394 gene encoding threonine--tRNA ligase 1, cytoplasmic isoform X2, giving the protein MVDNVVPDLSNLDLNKQKAAKMKKEKKEKSGSGAGDSRKELNPWPQYIEERNVFWDKCKAEYLAELAAKPRFAIKVTLPDGKQLDATAWESTPYEVARGISQGLADNTIIAKVNGEVWDLDRVLEGDCSLQLLKFDDPEAQAVFWHSSAHIMGEAMERIYGGHLCYGPPIESGFYYDMHLEGEGISTNDYGTMETLVKQIVKEKQNFERLEMKKSDLLEMFKYNEFKVRILNEKVTTDRTTVYKCGSLIDLCRGPHVRHTGKVKALKVTKNSSTYWEGKADAETLQRVYGISFPDPKQLKEWEKLQEEAAKRDHRKIGREQELFFFHELSPGSCFFQPRGAHIYNTLMSLMRDEYRKRGFQEVISPNIYNAKLWMTSGHWQHYADNMFSFEAEKEKFALKPMNCPGHCLIFDNRNRSWRELPLRMADFGVLHRNELSGALTGLTRVRRFQQDDAHIFCMPEQIKSEMKGCLDFLHHIYTIFGFSFQLVLSTRPEKYLGELEVWDAAEKALAESLNEFGMPWKENPGDGAFYGPKIDITIMDALKRPFQCATIQLDFQLPIRFNLNYIADDGEKKRPVIIHRAILGSVERMIAILTENYAGKWPFWLSPRQVMVVPVGPAYDEYAKSVRDQLHAAGFMSEVDCDAGDTMNKKIRNAQLAQFNFILVVGDKERTSHTVNVRTRDNKVHGEVSVVDLITKLQKIRDEFITNEDSF; this is encoded by the exons ATGGTTGACAACGTGGTGCCGGATTTAAGTAATTTggatttaaataaacaaaag GCGGCCAAGATGAAGAAGGAGAAGAAGGAAAAGtctggctctggcgctggcgACAGCCGCAAAg aACTTAACCCCTGGCCGCAATACATTGAAGAGCGTAATGTCTTCTGGGATAAATGCAAGGCCGAATATTTAGCCGAGCTGGCAGCTAAGCCACGTTTTGCCATTAAGGTAACGCTGCCCGATGGCAAGCAACTGGATGCCACTGCATGGGAGAGCACGCCTTATGAGGTGGCTCGAGGCATTAGCCAAGGCTTGGCTGATAATACAATCATTGCCAAGGTGAATGGCGAGGTCTGGGACTTGGATCGTGTGCTGGAGGGCGATTgcagtttgcagctgctgaagTTTGATGATCCAGAGGCGCAGGCCGTGTTCTGGCATAGCTCTGCTCATATTATGGGCGAAGCCATGGAGCGCATCTATGGTGGACACTTGTGCTATGGTCCACCAATTGAGAGCGGCTTCTACTACGATATGCATCTGGAGGGTGAAGGC ATCTCCACCAATGATTATGGCACAATGGAGACGCTGGTGAAGCAAATTGTCAAGGAGAAACAAAACTTTGAACGTCTGGAGATGAAGAAATCTGATCTGCTGGAGATGTTCAAGTACAACGAGTTCAAGGTACGCATACTCAACGAGAAGGTGACCACTGATCGCACCACGGTCTACAAGTGCGGCTCGCTCATCGATCTTTGTCGCGGTCCACACGTGCGTCACACTGGCAAGGTGAAGGCGCTGAAGGTGACCAAGAACTCATCTACCTACTGGGAAGGCAAGGCTGATGCTGAGACGCTGCAACGTGTTTATGGAATTTCATTCCCTGATCCCAAGCAGCTGAAGGAATGGGAAAAGCTGCAGGAGGAAGCCGCTAAGCGTGATCATCGCAAGATTGGACGTGAGCAGGAGCTGTTCTTTTTCCATGAACTCTCACCCGGTTCCTGTTTCTTCCAACCACGCGGCGCGCATATTTACAACACGCTAATGAGTCTAATGCGTGATGAGTACAGAAAGCGTGGCTTCCAGGAAGTCATATCGCCCAATATTTACAATGCCAAGCTCTGGATGACCTCTGGCCATTGGCAGCATTATGCTGATAATATGTTCTCCTTTGAGGCGGAGAAGGAGAAGTTTGCGCTCAAGCCCATGAACTGTCCTGGACATTGCCTGATCTTTGATAACCGCAATCGATCGTGGCGCGAGCTGCCGCTGCGCATGGCCGACTTTGGTGTGTTGCATCGCAATGAGCTGTCAGGCGCCTTGACGGGATTAACGCGTGTGCGTCGTTTCCAGCAGGATGATGCGCATATTTTCTGCATGCCCGAGCAGATCAAGAGCGAGATGAAGGGTTGTCTGGATTTCTTGCATCATATCTACACTATCTTTGGCTTCTCCTTCCAGCTAGTGCTGTCCACGCGTCCAGAAAAGTATTTGGGCGAGCTGGAGGTGTGGGATGCTGCCGAAAAGGCACTGGCTGAATCACTCAACGAGTTTGGCATGCCATGGAAGGAGAATCCCGGCGATGGTGCTTTCTATGGCCCTAAAATTGATATAACCATTATGGATGCGCTGAAGCGTCCATTCCAATGCGCAACCATACAGTTGGACTTCCAGCTGCCCATACGCTTCAATCTCAACTACATTGCTGACGATGGCGAGAAGAAGCGTCCAGTGATTATTCATCGCGCTATTCTGGGCTCCGTGGAGCGCATGATTGCCATTCTAACCGAGAACTATGCTGGCAAGTGGCCCTTCTGGCTTTCACCACGCCAGGTTATGGTGGTGCCGGTGGGCCCTGCTTATGATGAGTATGCCAAGTCTGTGCGAGATCAGCTGCATGCCGCTGGCTTCATGAGCGAAGTGGACTGCGATGCGGGCGATACGATGAACAAGAAGATACGCAATGCTCAACTGGCGCAATTCAACTTTATTCTCGTGGTGGGGGACAAGGAGCGCACCTCGCATACTGTTAATGTGCGCACTCGCGACAACAAGGTGCATGGCGAGGTTTCTGTGGTGGATCTGATTACCAAGCTGCAGAAGATCCGCGATGAGTTTATCACAAACGAGGATAGCTTCTAA
- the LOC108594394 gene encoding threonine--tRNA ligase 1, cytoplasmic isoform X1 — protein MLKVLPYVCAFRASNRNCAHIIRTLAKYQQQQQPLQQQQQDSRISRRCYATLAAKMKKEKKEKSGSGAGDSRKELNPWPQYIEERNVFWDKCKAEYLAELAAKPRFAIKVTLPDGKQLDATAWESTPYEVARGISQGLADNTIIAKVNGEVWDLDRVLEGDCSLQLLKFDDPEAQAVFWHSSAHIMGEAMERIYGGHLCYGPPIESGFYYDMHLEGEGISTNDYGTMETLVKQIVKEKQNFERLEMKKSDLLEMFKYNEFKVRILNEKVTTDRTTVYKCGSLIDLCRGPHVRHTGKVKALKVTKNSSTYWEGKADAETLQRVYGISFPDPKQLKEWEKLQEEAAKRDHRKIGREQELFFFHELSPGSCFFQPRGAHIYNTLMSLMRDEYRKRGFQEVISPNIYNAKLWMTSGHWQHYADNMFSFEAEKEKFALKPMNCPGHCLIFDNRNRSWRELPLRMADFGVLHRNELSGALTGLTRVRRFQQDDAHIFCMPEQIKSEMKGCLDFLHHIYTIFGFSFQLVLSTRPEKYLGELEVWDAAEKALAESLNEFGMPWKENPGDGAFYGPKIDITIMDALKRPFQCATIQLDFQLPIRFNLNYIADDGEKKRPVIIHRAILGSVERMIAILTENYAGKWPFWLSPRQVMVVPVGPAYDEYAKSVRDQLHAAGFMSEVDCDAGDTMNKKIRNAQLAQFNFILVVGDKERTSHTVNVRTRDNKVHGEVSVVDLITKLQKIRDEFITNEDSF, from the exons ATGTTGAAAGTATTACCATACGTTTGTGCATTTAGGGCCAGCAATAGAAACTGTGCGCACATTATAAGAACGTTGGCCAAataccagcaacagcagcagccgctacagcaacaacaacaagactcACGCATTAGCCGTCGCTGCTACGCAACTTTG GCGGCCAAGATGAAGAAGGAGAAGAAGGAAAAGtctggctctggcgctggcgACAGCCGCAAAg aACTTAACCCCTGGCCGCAATACATTGAAGAGCGTAATGTCTTCTGGGATAAATGCAAGGCCGAATATTTAGCCGAGCTGGCAGCTAAGCCACGTTTTGCCATTAAGGTAACGCTGCCCGATGGCAAGCAACTGGATGCCACTGCATGGGAGAGCACGCCTTATGAGGTGGCTCGAGGCATTAGCCAAGGCTTGGCTGATAATACAATCATTGCCAAGGTGAATGGCGAGGTCTGGGACTTGGATCGTGTGCTGGAGGGCGATTgcagtttgcagctgctgaagTTTGATGATCCAGAGGCGCAGGCCGTGTTCTGGCATAGCTCTGCTCATATTATGGGCGAAGCCATGGAGCGCATCTATGGTGGACACTTGTGCTATGGTCCACCAATTGAGAGCGGCTTCTACTACGATATGCATCTGGAGGGTGAAGGC ATCTCCACCAATGATTATGGCACAATGGAGACGCTGGTGAAGCAAATTGTCAAGGAGAAACAAAACTTTGAACGTCTGGAGATGAAGAAATCTGATCTGCTGGAGATGTTCAAGTACAACGAGTTCAAGGTACGCATACTCAACGAGAAGGTGACCACTGATCGCACCACGGTCTACAAGTGCGGCTCGCTCATCGATCTTTGTCGCGGTCCACACGTGCGTCACACTGGCAAGGTGAAGGCGCTGAAGGTGACCAAGAACTCATCTACCTACTGGGAAGGCAAGGCTGATGCTGAGACGCTGCAACGTGTTTATGGAATTTCATTCCCTGATCCCAAGCAGCTGAAGGAATGGGAAAAGCTGCAGGAGGAAGCCGCTAAGCGTGATCATCGCAAGATTGGACGTGAGCAGGAGCTGTTCTTTTTCCATGAACTCTCACCCGGTTCCTGTTTCTTCCAACCACGCGGCGCGCATATTTACAACACGCTAATGAGTCTAATGCGTGATGAGTACAGAAAGCGTGGCTTCCAGGAAGTCATATCGCCCAATATTTACAATGCCAAGCTCTGGATGACCTCTGGCCATTGGCAGCATTATGCTGATAATATGTTCTCCTTTGAGGCGGAGAAGGAGAAGTTTGCGCTCAAGCCCATGAACTGTCCTGGACATTGCCTGATCTTTGATAACCGCAATCGATCGTGGCGCGAGCTGCCGCTGCGCATGGCCGACTTTGGTGTGTTGCATCGCAATGAGCTGTCAGGCGCCTTGACGGGATTAACGCGTGTGCGTCGTTTCCAGCAGGATGATGCGCATATTTTCTGCATGCCCGAGCAGATCAAGAGCGAGATGAAGGGTTGTCTGGATTTCTTGCATCATATCTACACTATCTTTGGCTTCTCCTTCCAGCTAGTGCTGTCCACGCGTCCAGAAAAGTATTTGGGCGAGCTGGAGGTGTGGGATGCTGCCGAAAAGGCACTGGCTGAATCACTCAACGAGTTTGGCATGCCATGGAAGGAGAATCCCGGCGATGGTGCTTTCTATGGCCCTAAAATTGATATAACCATTATGGATGCGCTGAAGCGTCCATTCCAATGCGCAACCATACAGTTGGACTTCCAGCTGCCCATACGCTTCAATCTCAACTACATTGCTGACGATGGCGAGAAGAAGCGTCCAGTGATTATTCATCGCGCTATTCTGGGCTCCGTGGAGCGCATGATTGCCATTCTAACCGAGAACTATGCTGGCAAGTGGCCCTTCTGGCTTTCACCACGCCAGGTTATGGTGGTGCCGGTGGGCCCTGCTTATGATGAGTATGCCAAGTCTGTGCGAGATCAGCTGCATGCCGCTGGCTTCATGAGCGAAGTGGACTGCGATGCGGGCGATACGATGAACAAGAAGATACGCAATGCTCAACTGGCGCAATTCAACTTTATTCTCGTGGTGGGGGACAAGGAGCGCACCTCGCATACTGTTAATGTGCGCACTCGCGACAACAAGGTGCATGGCGAGGTTTCTGTGGTGGATCTGATTACCAAGCTGCAGAAGATCCGCGATGAGTTTATCACAAACGAGGATAGCTTCTAA
- the LOC108594394 gene encoding threonine--tRNA ligase 1, cytoplasmic isoform X3, which produces MKKEKKEKSGSGAGDSRKELNPWPQYIEERNVFWDKCKAEYLAELAAKPRFAIKVTLPDGKQLDATAWESTPYEVARGISQGLADNTIIAKVNGEVWDLDRVLEGDCSLQLLKFDDPEAQAVFWHSSAHIMGEAMERIYGGHLCYGPPIESGFYYDMHLEGEGISTNDYGTMETLVKQIVKEKQNFERLEMKKSDLLEMFKYNEFKVRILNEKVTTDRTTVYKCGSLIDLCRGPHVRHTGKVKALKVTKNSSTYWEGKADAETLQRVYGISFPDPKQLKEWEKLQEEAAKRDHRKIGREQELFFFHELSPGSCFFQPRGAHIYNTLMSLMRDEYRKRGFQEVISPNIYNAKLWMTSGHWQHYADNMFSFEAEKEKFALKPMNCPGHCLIFDNRNRSWRELPLRMADFGVLHRNELSGALTGLTRVRRFQQDDAHIFCMPEQIKSEMKGCLDFLHHIYTIFGFSFQLVLSTRPEKYLGELEVWDAAEKALAESLNEFGMPWKENPGDGAFYGPKIDITIMDALKRPFQCATIQLDFQLPIRFNLNYIADDGEKKRPVIIHRAILGSVERMIAILTENYAGKWPFWLSPRQVMVVPVGPAYDEYAKSVRDQLHAAGFMSEVDCDAGDTMNKKIRNAQLAQFNFILVVGDKERTSHTVNVRTRDNKVHGEVSVVDLITKLQKIRDEFITNEDSF; this is translated from the exons ATGAAGAAGGAGAAGAAGGAAAAGtctggctctggcgctggcgACAGCCGCAAAg aACTTAACCCCTGGCCGCAATACATTGAAGAGCGTAATGTCTTCTGGGATAAATGCAAGGCCGAATATTTAGCCGAGCTGGCAGCTAAGCCACGTTTTGCCATTAAGGTAACGCTGCCCGATGGCAAGCAACTGGATGCCACTGCATGGGAGAGCACGCCTTATGAGGTGGCTCGAGGCATTAGCCAAGGCTTGGCTGATAATACAATCATTGCCAAGGTGAATGGCGAGGTCTGGGACTTGGATCGTGTGCTGGAGGGCGATTgcagtttgcagctgctgaagTTTGATGATCCAGAGGCGCAGGCCGTGTTCTGGCATAGCTCTGCTCATATTATGGGCGAAGCCATGGAGCGCATCTATGGTGGACACTTGTGCTATGGTCCACCAATTGAGAGCGGCTTCTACTACGATATGCATCTGGAGGGTGAAGGC ATCTCCACCAATGATTATGGCACAATGGAGACGCTGGTGAAGCAAATTGTCAAGGAGAAACAAAACTTTGAACGTCTGGAGATGAAGAAATCTGATCTGCTGGAGATGTTCAAGTACAACGAGTTCAAGGTACGCATACTCAACGAGAAGGTGACCACTGATCGCACCACGGTCTACAAGTGCGGCTCGCTCATCGATCTTTGTCGCGGTCCACACGTGCGTCACACTGGCAAGGTGAAGGCGCTGAAGGTGACCAAGAACTCATCTACCTACTGGGAAGGCAAGGCTGATGCTGAGACGCTGCAACGTGTTTATGGAATTTCATTCCCTGATCCCAAGCAGCTGAAGGAATGGGAAAAGCTGCAGGAGGAAGCCGCTAAGCGTGATCATCGCAAGATTGGACGTGAGCAGGAGCTGTTCTTTTTCCATGAACTCTCACCCGGTTCCTGTTTCTTCCAACCACGCGGCGCGCATATTTACAACACGCTAATGAGTCTAATGCGTGATGAGTACAGAAAGCGTGGCTTCCAGGAAGTCATATCGCCCAATATTTACAATGCCAAGCTCTGGATGACCTCTGGCCATTGGCAGCATTATGCTGATAATATGTTCTCCTTTGAGGCGGAGAAGGAGAAGTTTGCGCTCAAGCCCATGAACTGTCCTGGACATTGCCTGATCTTTGATAACCGCAATCGATCGTGGCGCGAGCTGCCGCTGCGCATGGCCGACTTTGGTGTGTTGCATCGCAATGAGCTGTCAGGCGCCTTGACGGGATTAACGCGTGTGCGTCGTTTCCAGCAGGATGATGCGCATATTTTCTGCATGCCCGAGCAGATCAAGAGCGAGATGAAGGGTTGTCTGGATTTCTTGCATCATATCTACACTATCTTTGGCTTCTCCTTCCAGCTAGTGCTGTCCACGCGTCCAGAAAAGTATTTGGGCGAGCTGGAGGTGTGGGATGCTGCCGAAAAGGCACTGGCTGAATCACTCAACGAGTTTGGCATGCCATGGAAGGAGAATCCCGGCGATGGTGCTTTCTATGGCCCTAAAATTGATATAACCATTATGGATGCGCTGAAGCGTCCATTCCAATGCGCAACCATACAGTTGGACTTCCAGCTGCCCATACGCTTCAATCTCAACTACATTGCTGACGATGGCGAGAAGAAGCGTCCAGTGATTATTCATCGCGCTATTCTGGGCTCCGTGGAGCGCATGATTGCCATTCTAACCGAGAACTATGCTGGCAAGTGGCCCTTCTGGCTTTCACCACGCCAGGTTATGGTGGTGCCGGTGGGCCCTGCTTATGATGAGTATGCCAAGTCTGTGCGAGATCAGCTGCATGCCGCTGGCTTCATGAGCGAAGTGGACTGCGATGCGGGCGATACGATGAACAAGAAGATACGCAATGCTCAACTGGCGCAATTCAACTTTATTCTCGTGGTGGGGGACAAGGAGCGCACCTCGCATACTGTTAATGTGCGCACTCGCGACAACAAGGTGCATGGCGAGGTTTCTGTGGTGGATCTGATTACCAAGCTGCAGAAGATCCGCGATGAGTTTATCACAAACGAGGATAGCTTCTAA
- the LOC108608031 gene encoding ras-related protein Rab6 encodes MSSGDFGNPLRKFKLVFLGEQSVGKTSLITRFMYDSFDNTYQATIGIDFLSKTMYLEDRTVRLQLWDTAGQERFRSLIPSYIRDSTVAVVVYDITNTNSFHQTSKWIDDVRTERGSDVIIMLVGNKTDLSDKRQVSTEEGERKAKELNVMFIETSAKAGYNVKQLFRRVAAALPGMDSTENKPSEDMQEVVLKDSPNETKDPEGGCAC; translated from the coding sequence ATGTCATCCGGAGATTTTGGCAATCCGCTGCGCAAATTCAAACTTGTGTTTCTTGGCGAACAGAGTGTGGGAAAGACATCGCTGATTACACGGTTTATGTATGACAGTTTTGACAACACCTACCAGGCGACAATTGGTATTGATTTTCTATCCAAAACGATGTACCTGGAGGATCGGACGGTGCGGCTACAGCTTTGGGATACCGCCGGCCAAGAGCGCTTCCGTTCACTGATACCCTCGTATATACGAGACTCCACagtggctgttgttgtataCGACATCACGAACACGAACTCATTCCATCAGACCTCCAAGTGGATCGATGATGTGCGCACGGAGCGAGGCAGTGATGTCATCATCATGCTGGTTGGTAACAAAACGGATCTATCTGACAAGCGTCAGGTGTCCACCGAGGAGGGCGAGCGCAAGGCGAAAGAGCTAAATGTGATGTTCATCGAGACGAGTGCTAAGGCCGGTTATAATGTGAAGCAATTGTTTAGACgcgtggcggcggcgctgcccGGCATGGACTCCACGGAGAACAAGCCATCTGAGGATATGCAAGAGGTTGTGCTCAAGGATTCGCCCAACGAGACAAAGGATCCTGAAGGCGGTTGTGCTTGCTAG